The Cuculus canorus isolate bCucCan1 chromosome 5, bCucCan1.pri, whole genome shotgun sequence genome window below encodes:
- the YLPM1 gene encoding YLP motif-containing protein 1 isoform X2 encodes MYPAWGLYGAAGHYPPPPASIPPPPLPMPPPNVPPPAVPPMPMPGYPPPGPAPAPPPPPAGTSGFLSLQEQHLAQLQQLQQMHQKQLQSVLLGPPPPGPPPPGLPPPPLPGSFAEWQQPPPPAPPPARSYQKQFAHREPGRKPPAARERDGQEAPGGRGDWGEPGPAEPVPMDMELSSPPQSPQAVPPYPPPGPAFLPPPAEPFPAQPPPAQSPPLQPYLPRAQPSQPPPAFSEPPPAYLEPPPAAASQPYLPAQGYLPQPQPYLLSSQASPSQPAQPGMPPSVPPPAKPSQAHFPPPQTPLSQPEAAPGAAKEAGGGEQPDPSTMTPQEQQQYWYQQHLLSLQQRAKAHAQGQQQMKGSVVIDASEQRAKSEEGKISASTQQSEPPPLNEPLPPASKEDESSLTSTETQLNIEPPDDPEEDLRLQQLQAAAAQWQQHPQHRVGFQYQRIMQKHAQLQQIVQQYQQIMQQPPHLQTMSVEMQLRHYEAQQKQFQQLHKDWERSMNQQWQHQLQTYPHKDQLQEYEKQWKAWDEQMKVTQSHLQEKVSSLQNLKNQYPANVSLPPPFVPYSQTSQGGIPIMPPNLLSTTPPLVPPPLSSVSQLPNSSVPSGSSSQSSQSTETPRPALLPTPGTYASKIGSSTVYSPYHSQVSSSFGSSDHGKSQVHLGKQTGSVSSEQGCGELKAASAVSSTHAPTMQDKPVRSGGLLPDPPRSARFEGPRGPRFDGPRGRGYDKFEGSRQRGHRFDSQRSEGYRSRFDRQNTDGQSSSRWGTIPRGPAAQFYTSTNASHGHGSRPSGPRWRGPRPHLGQQQQSQTDSQSENKEPFTDIAGNQQTVSRTQSTSDAQSTGSIEPNEDLTNTEQEPSKPEVKETVSDPPKKWTWSSHDPNQQAEESKAPTPPIQNQNSTSHSSNAVALESGITRTSDEVTSVTGNQDLDSSDGQLIDSDGTQGLPGTESRGKGTFMHEDRGRGPVSRGRGQGRLGDGRGRGQGDGRGWGMGRGRGMGRMDGGRGMGRMDGGRGMGRMDGGWGMGRMDDSHGRGMGRMDDGRGRGYVYRGRGQARQASIRGRGMFRRAGSRERMPDRRSGSRERMPDGRSSSRERGLGGRSDSHERLFSSRDRELAGRTGSRDRGRAGSRERGPVRRAGSREREPMRRAGSREREPMRRAGSRERVPVRRAGSRERVLIRQAGSRERGPMRRAGSREREAGRSETGNINKPIHLGDDPDKLPPYHRDETLRGSWGHEDDRMQEQFPLDSQDDPSMEHERLDDWERERYWRDHSSDYQDDSVEVYDRDDRLQSHHSLPPLSPLPPLPPLSSDHDRQDSWWDDWKRPRERELERDLDRTGRSSDIYDQDLDREWDRDWDMRPMGDREMGNHDLDIPPLPPLPPLPPLDRYREDRWRDDRNRDHYDRDLRDRGELRIREYPERYDTWREKQDYLPERNDWERERLSDRWYPDDGDRLRSLDDHSDSSLPPPSHSSDMLGSDSNLDSDQSLGGVMVLSQRQHEIILKAAQELKMLREQKEQLQKLKEFKPDISTQDSSRSQTTSTRPGAFQERWDEDSFHGLWDTNEDKGANMEYQLCKQESMRPPPVSSPVKVPPVHTSLPSVVPVSLPPVIPPVPKAPVIQQTVDYGHGRDITTSKVEQIPYGERVTLCPEPLPERQTFQKEHPSRYSRERDREPYFERQGTSNTDHRDFKRERELHRDRGSVDYERERFEKERHPRDDRVLPTTPTRTQSYRDKKDHPPSRRGGFERPPYERKTDRPAYDHGPPMFGGDRRNYPEERIPISAPSMPRQPPPAPRVERKPESKNVDDILKPPGRDSRPERIVIIMRGLPGSGKTHVAKLIRDKEVECGGPAPRVLSLDDYFITEVEKEERDPDTGKKVKKKVMEYEYEAEMEETYRTSMFKTFKKTLDDGFFPFIILDAINDRVRHFEQFWSAAKTKGFEVYLAEMSADNQTCSKRNIHGRKLKEISRMSDHWEAAPRHMMRLDIRSLLQDAAIEEVEMEDFDANIEDQKEEVKKDTAEEEESELGYIPKSKWEMDTSEAKLDKLDGLRTGAKRKRDWEAIASRMEDFLQLPDDYDTRASEPGKKRVRWADLEEKKDADRKRAIGFVVGQTDWEKITDESGHLAERALNRTKYI; translated from the exons ATGTACCCGGCCTGGGGCCTCTACGGGGCGGCGGGGCACTacccgccgccgcccgcctccatcccgccgccgccgctgcccaTGCCGCCCCCCAACGTGCCGCCCCCCGCCGTCCCGCCGATGCCGATGCCCGGCTACCCGCCGCCGggccccgcgcccgccccgccgccgccgcccgccggcACATCGGGGTTCCTGagcctgcaggagcagcacctggcgcagctgcagcagctccagcagatgcaccagaagcagctgcagtcCGTGCTGCTGGGACCGCCGCCGCCGGGGCCGCCGCCACCGgggctgccgccgccgccgctgcccggGTCCTTCGCCGAGTGgcagcagccgccgccgcccgcgccgccgcccgcccgcagCTACCAGAAGCAATTCGCCCACCGGGAGCCCGGCCGCAAGCCGCCCGCCGCCCGGGAGCGCGACGGGCAGGAGGCGCCGGGCGGTCGCGGGGACTGGGGCGAGCCGGGCCCCGCCGAGCCGGTGCCCATGGACATGGAGCTTTCGTCGCCGCCGCAGTCCCCGCAGGCCGTCCCGCCTTACCCGCCACCCGGCCCGGCCTTCCTGCCGCCCCCAGCCGAGCCGTTCCCGGCGCAGCCGCCCCCGGCGCAGTCCCCGCCGCTGCAGCCCTACCTGCCCCGGGCGCAGCCCTCGCAGCCGCCCCCCGCCTTCTCCGAGCCGCCGCCCGCCTACCTGGAGCCCCCGCCGGCCGCCGCCTCCCAGCCGTACCTGCCGGCCCAGGGCTACCTGCCGCAGCCCCAGCCCTACCTGCTCTCCTCGCAGGCCTCCCCCTCCCAGCCGGCTCAGCCCGGCATGCCCCCCTCCGTCCCTCCGCCGGCCAAGCCCTCGCAGGCCCATTTCCCCCCGCCCCAGACGCCCTTGTCCCAGCCCGAGGCCGCGCCGGGGGCCGCCAAGGAAGCCGGTGGCGGCGAGCAGCCCGACCCCTCCACCATGACTCCCCAG GAACAGCAGCAGTACTGGTACCAGCAGCACCTGCTTAGCCTGCAGCAAAGGGCGAAAGCCCACGCTCAGGGACAGCAGCAAATGAAAGGTTCAGTGGTGATAGATGCATCTGAGCAGAGAGCAAAGtctgaagaagggaaaataagtgCTTCAACTCAGCAGTCTGAACCTCCTCCACTTAATGAACCCCTGCCTCCAGCTTCCAAAGAAGATGAGTCTTCTCTTACATCCACTGAAACTCAG CTCAATATTGAACCTCCCGATGACCCTGAGGAAGATTTGAGACTGCAGCAATTGCAAGCGGCAGCAGCTCAAtggcagcagcatccccagcaccgGGTTGGGTTTCAGTATCAGCGAATAATGCAGAAGCatgcccagctgcagcagataGTACAGCAGTATCAACAGATCATGCAACAGCCTCCACATTTACAG ACAATGTCAGTGGAGATGCAGCTGCGGCATTATGAGGCACAGCAAAAACAGTTCCAGCAGCTTCATAAAGATTGGGAACGATCAATGAACCAACAGTGGCAGCATCAGCTTCAAACCTACCCTCACAAAGACCAGCTTCAAGAGTATGAGAAGCAATGGAAGGCATGGGATGAACAGATGAAGGTCACTCAGTCCCATCTACAGGAGAAAGTGAGCTCACTACAAAATCTGAAGAATCAGTATCCTGCAAATGTTTCGCTGCCTCCTCCATTTGTTCCATATTCTCAAACCAGTCAAGGTGGCATTCCTATTATGCCTCCAAATTTACTTTCAACTACTCCACCACTGGTCCCCCCGcctctctcttctgtttctcagttaCCCAATTCCTCTGTCCCTTCAGGATCCAGTTCTCAAAGCAGTCAATCTACTGAGACACCAAGGccagctctgcttcccactCCTGGTACCTATGCATCAAAAATAGGTAGTTCGACTGTCTATTCACCTTATCATTCTCAAGTAAGTTCGTCCTTTGGCTCTTCGGACCACGGAAAGTCTCAAGTTCATCTTGGTAAACAAACTGGCTCTGTTTCGTCTGAGCAAGGATGCGGGGAACTGAAAGCTGCCTCTGCAGTGTCTTCAACACATGCACCTACCATGCAGGATAAACCAGTGAGGTCAGGTGGATTGCTTCCAGATCCCCCCAGATCAGCACGTTTTGAAGGCCCCAGAGGCCCTAG ATTTGATGGTCCTCGAGGAAGAGGATATGACAAGTTTGAAGGCTCAAGGCAGAGAGGGCATCGTTTTGATTCTCAGCGCTCAGAAGGATACAGGTCACGTTTTGACCGACAGAATACAGACGGACAGTCTTCGAGTAGATGGGGGACTATTCCACGAGGACCAGCAGCACAATTTTATACTTCAACAAATGCATCACATGGACATGGTTCCCGACCTAGTGGTCCACGGTGGAGGGGGCCCAGGCCTCActtggggcagcagcagcagtcacagACAGACTCAcagtcagaaaacaaagaacctTTTACAGACATAGCTGGCAATCAGCAAACTGTAAGCAGAACGCAGTCGACTTCTGATGCACAGAGTACAGGTTCCATTGAGCCAAATGAGGACCTGACAAACACTGAACAGGAGCCATCCAAACCTGAAGTCAAAGAAACTGTTTCAGACCCTCCTAAAAAGTGGACATGGAGTTCACATGATCCTAACCAGCAAGCAGAGGAGTCCAAAGCACCTACTCCGCCTATTCAGAACCAGAACTCAACATCCCATTCTAGTAATGCTGTAGCTTTGGAGTCAGGTATCACAAGAACAAGCGATGAAGTAACCTCTGTAACAGGAAATCAGGATTTGGATTCATCAGATGGTCAGTTGATTGATTCAGATGGCacccagggcctgcctggaacagaaagcagagggaaagggacATTTATGCATGAAGATAGAGGCAGGGGACCAGTAAGCAGAGGAAGGGGCCAGGGCAGACTGGGTGATGGCCGTGGCAGAGGGCAAGGGGATGGCCGTGGCTGGGGAATGGGCCGTGGCAGGGGGATGGGAAGGATGGATGGTGGCCGAGGAATGGGAAGGATGGATGGTGGTCGAGGGATGGGAAGGATGGACGGTGGGTGGGGAATGGGCAGGATGGACGATAGCCATGGCCGGGGAATGGGCAGGATGGACGATGGCCGTGGCAGAGGATATGTATACAGAGGCAGGGGGCAGGCTAGGCAGGCATCCATCCGTGGCAGGGGGATGTTcaggagagcaggcagcagggagaggatgcCAGATAGGCGGtcaggcagcagggagaggatgcCAGACGGACGATCTAGCAGCCGAGAGAGAGGACTGGGTGGACGATCAGATAGCCATGAGAGGCTATTCTCTAGCCGAGACAGAGAGCTAGCTGGACGGACAGGCAGCCGAGACAGGGGACGAGCTGGTAGCCGGGAGAGAGGCCCAGTCAGGCGGGCAGGTAGCCGGGAGAGGGAGCCCATGCGAAGGGCAGGTAGCCGGGAGAGGGAACCCATGCGAAGGGCAGGTAGCCGGGAGAGGGTCCCTGTCAGGCGGGCAGGTAGCCGGGAGAGGGTCCTTATCAGACAGGCAGGTAGCCGGGAGAGGGGTCCTATGAGAAGAGCAGGTAGCCGGGAAAGGGAAGCAGGAAGATCTGAAACAGGCAACATAAATAAACCCATTCACCTAGGAGATGACCCTGACAAATTACCTCCGTACCATCGAGATGAGACACTCAGGGGTTCTTGGGGTCACGAAGATGATAGAATGCAGGAGCAATTTCCTTTAGATAGTCAAGATGACCCTTCTATGGAGCATGAGCGATTGGATGACTGGGAAAGAGAACGATACTGGAGAGATCACAGCTCTGATTACCAGGATGATTCTGTAGAAGTGTATGACAGAGATGACAGGTTGCAATCCCACCATTCATTGCCTCCATTATCTCCCTTGCCACCACTACCTCCTTTATCATCTGATCATGACAGACAAGATTCATGGTGGGATGACTGGAAAAGGCCAAGAGAGAGGGAATTAGAGAGAGATCTAGATAGAACTGGAAGATCTTCAGACATTTATGATCAAGATTTAGACAGGGAATGGGACAGAGACTGGGACATGAGACCTATGGGTGACCGAGAAATGGGGAATCATGACCTGGATATCCCCCCTCTACCACCACTACCACCTCTTCCACCTCTGGACAGATACCGTGAAGACAGATGGAGAGATGATAGGAACAGAGACCATTATGACAGAGACCTCCGAGACAGGGGGGAGCTGAGGATTCGAGAGTATCCAGAGAGATATGACACATGGCGGGAGAAGCAAGACTACCTTCCtgaaaggaatgactgggaGAGGGAACGGTTGTCAGATAGGTGGTATCCAGATGATGGAGACAGACTGCGGTCTTTGGATGATCATTCAGATTCATCCCTTCCTCCACCTTCACATTCCTCTGATATGCTGGGGTCGGATTCAAACCTGGACTCTGACCAGTCCTTGGGAGGAGTGATGGTCCTTAGCCAAAGACAGCATGAGATAATTCTGAAGGCTGCCCAGGAGCTCAAAATGCTTCG AGAGCAAAAAGAACAGCTACAGAAGTTGAAAGAGTTTAAACCTGACATTTCCACACAGGACTCTTCTAGATCACAGACCACAAGCACGAGGCCAGGTGCCTTTCAG GAACGCTGGGATGAGGATTCTTTCCATGGTCTCTGGGACACAAATGAGGATAAAGGAGCGAATATGGAGTATCAGTTGTGTAAACAGGAGTCAATGAGACCTCCCCCCGTCTCCTCGCCTGTGAAAGTACCTCCTGTTCACACCTCTCTTCCGTCAGTGGTACCAGTGTCGCTTCCTCCAGTTATTCCACCGGTTCCTAAAGCGCCTGTGATACAGCAAACTGTGGATTATGGCCATGGGCGAG ATATAACCACCAGTAAAGTGGAACAGATTCCATATGGGGAGAGGGTAACCCTGTGTCCGGAACCTCTACCGGAGAGGCAAACATTTCAAAAAG AGCATCCCAGTCGttacagcagagaaagagatcGTGAGCCTTATTTTGAGCGTCAAGGTACTTCCAACACAGATCATCGGGATTTCAAGAGAGAGCGGGAATTGCACAGAGACCGTGGTTCTGTGGACTATGAACGGGAGAGATTTGAAAAAGAGCGGCATCCACGAGATGATAG GGTTCTTCCTACTACACCTACAAGGACTCAGTCTTACCGTGACAAGAAAGACCATCCTCCCTCCAGGCGAGGTGGTTTTGAAAGACCACCTTATGAACGAAAGACGGATCGTCCAGCATATGATCATGGTCCTCCCATGTTTGGAG GTGATCGTAGAAATTACCCTGAGGAAAGGATTCCTATTTCTGCTCCATCAATGCCTCGTCAGCCACCACCTGCTCCACGAGTGGAAAGGAAGCCAGAATCTAAAAATGTAGATGATATTTTGAAGCCACCAGGACGAGATAGCCGTCCAGAGAGG ATTGTAATCATAATGAGAGGGCTGCCTGGCAGTGGAAAGACACATGTAGCAAAACTCATCAGG GATAAAGAAGTAGAATGTGGCGGACCTGCACCAAGAGTGCTCAGCCTGGATGACTATTTTATCACTGAagtggaaaaagaggagagagacccagatacagggaaaaaagtgaaaaaaaag GTGATGGAGTATGAATACGAAGCTGAAATGGAAGAGACCTATCGTACCAGCATGttcaaaacattcaaaaagaCCTTGGATGATGGCTTCTTCCCCTTCATTATCCTTGATGCTATCAATGATAGAGTGCGACATTTTGAACAGTTTTGGAGTGCTGCAAAAACCAAAGGTTTTGAG GTATACTTAGCTGAAATGAGTGCCGATAACCAGACTTGTTCCAAGAGGAATATTCATGGACGCAAGCTAAAGGAAATCAGCAGG atGTCTGATCACTGGGAGGCAGCACCACGTCACATGATGCGCCTGGACATTCGTTCTTTATTGCAGGATGCTGCTATCGAAGAG gtggagatggaggattTTGATGCAAATATTGAAGACCAGAAAGAAGAAGTCAAGAAGGAtacagcagaggaggaagaaagtgaaCTG GGTTACATTCCGAAAAGCAAATGGGAGATGGACACTTCTGAGGCAAAGCTag ACAAGCTGGATGGTTTGCGGACTGGCGCTAAAAGGAAACGTGACTGGGAAGCAATTGCCAGCAGAATGGAAGATTTTCTACAGCTTCCAGATGACTATGATACACGTGCTTCTGaacctggaaagaaaagg GTGCGGTGGGCGgatctagaagaaaaaaaagatgcagacaggAAAAGGGCCATTGGCTTTGTTGTTGGACAGACAGATTGGGAGAAGATAACAGATGAAAGTGGTCATCTTGCTGAGAGAGCCCTGAACCGCACCAAGTATATTTGA